The nucleotide sequence CCCCGGCTATGTATGGCTTTCAGGCCGCCGGTGCCGCACCGATCGTGCTCGGGGCGCCCGTGCTCAAGCCCATGACCATCGCGACCGCGATCAGGATCGGAAATCCAGCCTCCTGGACCCAGGCCGAGCAGGCGCGAGACGAGTCCCACGGACTCATCGACTCGGTCACCGACAAGCAGATCCTGGAGGCCTACCGGTTACTGGCCCGGGAGGAGGCCGTGTTCGTCGAGCCCGCGTCGGCGGCCAGCGTCGCGGGGCTGCTCAAGGCCGCGGCCGGCGGCCTGGTGCCCAGCGGCTCACGAGTGGTCTGCACCGTGACCGGTAACGGCCTCAAGGACCCCGAGTGGGCGATCGCGGGCGCTCCGGCGCCGGTGACCGTCCCGGTCGACGCCGGCGCAGCGGCAGCGCGGCTCGGGCTCGCCTGACGTGGCGCCGGTGTTTCGAACCGGGCCGGTCACCGTCGAGGTACCGGCCACCAGCGCCAATCTGGGCCCGGGCTTCGATGCCTTCGGGCTGGCTCTGGATCTCACCGATACCGTCACCGCCGAACTCGTGCCCGGGGGTCTGGAGATCGAGGCTGCGGGCGAGGGCGCCGATGCGGTGCCGGTGGACGAAAGCCACCTGATCATCCGGTCGATGCGCTCGACGTTCGACCGGCTCGGCGGACAGCCCGCGGGTCTGCGCCTGACCAGCGAGAATCGGATCCCGCACGGCCGCGGACTGGGCTCCTCGGCCGCCGCGATCGTCGCCGGGGTGTTGTTGGCACGGGCGCTGGTGCGCGGTGGCGCTGAGCAATTCGACGACGCCGAGGTGCTGGCCCTGGCCAGTGAGCTCGAGGGTCACCCGGACAACGTCGCCGCGTGCCTGCTCGGCGGATTCACGATCGCCTGGACGACGGACGGACGGGGCCGTGCGGTCCGGTCCGAGCCCAAGGGCGTTCACCCGGTGTTGTTCATCGCAACCGAGAGCTCGTCCACGCACACCGCCCGAGCCGCCCTGCCGCCGTCGGTTCCGCACCCCGACGCGGCGTTCAACGCCGCTCGCTCGGCGCTGCTGGCGCTGGCCCTGACCCAAGGCCGGACGGAGCTGTTGATGAGCGCTACCGAGGACCGTTTGCATCAGCCCTACCGCGCGGCGGCCATGCCGGCGAGCTCGGCCTTGGTGGCCGAGCTGCGGAGGGCCGGTATCCCGGCCGTCATCTCCGGCGCCGGCTCGTCCGTCCTGGCTCTCG is from Jatrophihabitans telluris and encodes:
- the thrB gene encoding homoserine kinase, which encodes MFRTGPVTVEVPATSANLGPGFDAFGLALDLTDTVTAELVPGGLEIEAAGEGADAVPVDESHLIIRSMRSTFDRLGGQPAGLRLTSENRIPHGRGLGSSAAAIVAGVLLARALVRGGAEQFDDAEVLALASELEGHPDNVAACLLGGFTIAWTTDGRGRAVRSEPKGVHPVLFIATESSSTHTARAALPPSVPHPDAAFNAARSALLALALTQGRTELLMSATEDRLHQPYRAAAMPASSALVAELRRAGIPAVISGAGSSVLALVGDQDQVTPARAYTPQGWRSLALAIGEGAALTAS